One genomic region from Thunnus maccoyii chromosome 16, fThuMac1.1, whole genome shotgun sequence encodes:
- the LOC121913973 gene encoding synaptojanin-2-binding protein — protein sequence MNGSLHSSPNVVDIQLKRGPAGLGFNIVGGVDQQYVVNDSGIYVSKIKEDGAAGLDGRLQEGDKILAINGVKLEDQTHKSAVELFRTAGEDVLLRVLKKSSHHMNGPTGSQPEYKSSMSALGVLGVLAGVATLFGFLYMRHLKKHF from the exons ATGAATGGCTCTCTGCACTCCTCACCCAACGTGGTGGACATCCAGCTGAAGCGAGGACCCGCAG gCTTGGGCTTCAATATAGTCGGGGGCGTGGACCAGCAGTACGTGGTGAACGACAGCGGCATATATGTGTCCAAAATAAAAGAAGATGGAGCAGCAGGATTGGACGGAAGACTTCAAGAGGGGGACAAGATCCTGGCG ATCAACGGAGTCAAGCTTGAGGATCAGACACACAAATCTGCAGTGGAGCTCTTCAGGACAGCAGGAGAGGACGTGTTGCTCCGTGTTCTGAAAAAG TCGTCCCATCACATGAACGGACCTACAGGCTCACAACCGGAGTACAAATCTTCGATGTCCGCTCTGGGAGTTCTGGGTGTTTTAGCGGGAGTCGCCACCCTCTTTGGATTCCTTTACATGCGACACCTTAAGAAGCACTTTTAA
- the lgals3a gene encoding galectin-3 isoform X1, with the protein MADFSLADALGDDSPSQAKKIGNSNPTAPAGNPPPAVNPGWPGSAPGAPTQPSAPGDFAGGSSGPGAPGQFPFPSGPGAPGQYPGPPSAPGGFPAGPGIPGQYPPAPGAPGQFPSSPGAPGQFPGQYPSEGAPGQLPGGPVSYPTGPFPSGPGAPPGPYPNVPFPGSQPGGGNGMYGPGGPGGFPPPAGPGSFPAFPSGGFPPIPPGSWGPPAGGGFPPAPCPFGPGPGQVGPYGGPTAPGMLMVPYDLPLHAGIMPRLLITIVAEPVPGADRFNVDFIRGQDVVFHFNPRFHEQTIVRNSNLGGCWGPEEREGGFPFVQGQRFELKILVEEDSFKVAVDGTHLLEYEHRVGGLEEVTLLRVVGDVVLYSAAPSMI; encoded by the exons ATGGCAGATTTCTCG CTGGCAGATGCCTTAGGAGACGACTCCCCGAGCCAGGCTAAAAAAATAGGAAACTCCAACCCGACGGCCCCTGCAGGCAACCCTCCACCTGCTGTGAACCCCGGATGGCCTGGTTCAGCCCCTGGAGCTCCCACCCAGCCCTCCGCTCCGGGTGATTTTGCTGGGGGATCATCTGGCCCAGGGGCACCAGGGCAGTTCCCGTTCCCCTCCGGTCCTGGAGCACCAGGGCAATATCCAGGACCTCCTTCAGCACCTGGTGGGTTTCCTGCTGGCCCTGGGATCCCTGGACAATATCCACCTGCACCAGGGGCTCCAGGGCAGTTCCCCTCCAGCCCAGGAGCTCCTGGGCAGTTCCCTGGGCAGTACCCATCTGAAGGAGCTCCAGGACAGCTACCCGGAGGCCCTGTTTCTTACCCAACCGGACCATTTCCTTCTGGCCCTGGAGCTCCACCTGGGCCTTATCCAAATGTGCCTTTCCCAGGTAGTCAGCCAGGGGGAGGCAATGGCATGTACGGACCAGGTGGTCCAGGTGGTTTCCCCCCTCCAGCTGGCCCTGGTTCCTTCCCTGCATTCCCTTCTGGTGGCTTCCCCCCAATACCCCCTGGATCATGGGGACCACCTGCAGGCGGAGGCTTCCCTCCAGCCCCTTGCCCCTTTGGTCCTGGTCCCGGGCAAGTGGGTCCATACGGTGGGCCTACCGCTCCAGGCATGCTG ATGGTGCCGTATGATCTCCCACTTCACGCTGGAATTATGCCGCGACTTTTAATCACAATAGTTGCGGAGCCTGTTCCTGGCGCAGACAG GTTCAACGTTGATTTCATCAGAGGTCAAGATGTCGTCTTTCACTTCAACCCTCGATTTCATGAGCAAACTATTGTTAGAAACTCCAACCTTGGAGGATGTTGGGGGCCAGAGGAACGGGAGGGAGGCTTCCCATTCGTTCAGGGCCAACGTTTTGAG CTGAAGATCCTGGTGGAGGAGGACAGTTTCAAAGTGGCGGTGGACGGCACCCACCTGCTGGAGTACGAGCACAGAGTCGGCGGACTGGAGGAAGTAACCCTGCTGCGAGTGGTCGGAGACGTCGTCCTCTACAGCGCAGCCCCGAGCATGATCTGA
- the lgals3a gene encoding galectin-3 isoform X2: MADFSLADALGDDSPSQAKKIGNSNPTAPAGNPPPAVNPGWPGSAPGAPTQPSAPGDFAGGSSGPGAPGQFPFPSGPGAPGQYPGPPSAPGGFPAGPGIPGQYPPAPGAPGQFPSSPGAPGQFPGQYPSEGAPGQLPGGPVSYPTGPFPSGPGAPPGPYPNVPFPGSQPGGGNGMYGPGGPGGFPPPAGPGSFPAFPSGGFPPIPPGSWGPPAGGGFPPAPCPFGPGPGQVGPYGGPTAPGMLPRYYPPYN, encoded by the exons ATGGCAGATTTCTCG CTGGCAGATGCCTTAGGAGACGACTCCCCGAGCCAGGCTAAAAAAATAGGAAACTCCAACCCGACGGCCCCTGCAGGCAACCCTCCACCTGCTGTGAACCCCGGATGGCCTGGTTCAGCCCCTGGAGCTCCCACCCAGCCCTCCGCTCCGGGTGATTTTGCTGGGGGATCATCTGGCCCAGGGGCACCAGGGCAGTTCCCGTTCCCCTCCGGTCCTGGAGCACCAGGGCAATATCCAGGACCTCCTTCAGCACCTGGTGGGTTTCCTGCTGGCCCTGGGATCCCTGGACAATATCCACCTGCACCAGGGGCTCCAGGGCAGTTCCCCTCCAGCCCAGGAGCTCCTGGGCAGTTCCCTGGGCAGTACCCATCTGAAGGAGCTCCAGGACAGCTACCCGGAGGCCCTGTTTCTTACCCAACCGGACCATTTCCTTCTGGCCCTGGAGCTCCACCTGGGCCTTATCCAAATGTGCCTTTCCCAGGTAGTCAGCCAGGGGGAGGCAATGGCATGTACGGACCAGGTGGTCCAGGTGGTTTCCCCCCTCCAGCTGGCCCTGGTTCCTTCCCTGCATTCCCTTCTGGTGGCTTCCCCCCAATACCCCCTGGATCATGGGGACCACCTGCAGGCGGAGGCTTCCCTCCAGCCCCTTGCCCCTTTGGTCCTGGTCCCGGGCAAGTGGGTCCATACGGTGGGCCTACCGCTCCAGGCATGCTG CCCAGATATTATCCACCATATAATTGA